TAACCATGTACGTGAAATGAGATAATGAGGTGCTTACCTTATAGAGAACAACCTGTCCATCCTGAGGGTTTCCAACTGTCATGAAAGTTTCCTGCTTCTCCTCGTAGATCTCGTCGTTACCTGGAGCGAGGTCTGCCAGAGACACGAACAAGCAAACCGAGACGATTACTAACATTAAAAGATCAGGAACTGTCTGACATTCAAATACCAATGGAACAGAAACTATTGCCAGTTTTTTAACAACCATTCACTGTTCAATTATGTCCGTTGATCCCAAAAACACCAACTATAACTCTAAAAATAACAATGTCAGAATCAACACTGATGGAGGTGAATGATCTGTAAACAGTGGCACCATGCAAGCGCTTAAACTCCACATTTGACCTTCATACCTAGGATTCCCATGTCATATTTGCCCTCCTTCTTATCCTTCTCGATCAGATAGTCAAAGTTGTCAGTGAAGTACTGGAAGAGATGGTTCTGCTTGTGGACCTCCAGGCCAAGGATGCGGTTTAAGAACTTTGTGATGCTGCAGTCTgggataaaaacacaacacagaacaGTTATTGCGGCTCGTTTTGTgttcacaaataaacaaataacagaGCTAAGGACTTATGCCTGCATGCATGTTGGGTACTCTACCTTTCTCAGTATTGATCCCAAAGCGTGGCTCCCTACAAAAGATTCCTACATCCATCATCCCAAGCTTCAtctctgaaaaaagaaaaaaagcagtagttttaatgatcaataacagtaaACGTGCTGGTTAAGTTGTTACCACTAAACCAAAGCTCTAACAAACCTCTGAAGAACATGGCTTCACCCCCAGGGTATCCTTTGGGAGGGGGGACCTTGTTCTCTATATGGCCAAGGATTGCTTTGGTGATTTTATCTAGAGCCTTGGTGCCATACTGCAAGAAAAAGGGGCATGCAATCAGTAAAGACACATTATCTGAGAAGAATCATTCAGGAATTTAGCAACACATTAACAACTAAATCCTCTTTTAAgcttaaaaagttaaaaataatcaTGTGTTCACACTCAAAAAAGTCAGTAAGTCAGTTCCATTTGCTTACCTTGTTCTCAAAGTTGTACTTGCTCAGGTCTCTGGATTCTGTGGCTCTTCTGTCTCCGTGGGTTAATGCACCCTGCAAAGTGGATTAGCACAAGTGGTATTATTACAATGAGCAGTATTAGGTTTACAGCTCTTCAGAGCTTCGTCAcattaatacagatggacaaaGGGACGTCAGATAAATCTGTGTTTGCCGTTACATCAGAACACAACCTGACTTCACTGCtcaggatgagaggatgagcATTGCCTACATGAAGGGATAACGTGCAGCCGTTATAGGATTACTGGAACATTACAATGGCTAAGAGCGTGGACTTGATGCCCTCTCATTCATAAATCCTGCTCTTTTAATTACAGCATTTAGCATCATGTGATAGTAGTTTCACTTTGAACAAGGTCACATTTTTACTGCAGGTACAATCACTCTGCATCAAACAGCAGCATGGTGATTGGATGAAGAAACATAATTCAAACacaagttttattttcatttttatgacAGGTATAATTAAAAGCCCAGCCTGCgttttattgtctttaataCTTGTAAGTTGAACTGGAAAGGGAGAGGTGAAGGAACATTTCAAGAAGAAGCAACATCAACAGCAGATCAGCAAGCTGCTGCCTCTGCCTACTCAGAAAACAGTTTTGAgataccaaaacaaaaagatgtctTAGCCAAATATGACTTCAGTGCTGATCTGCAGTCAGCCCGTTTGTAGGGATTGATGGCAATTTgagttgaagtgtgtgtgtgtgtgtgtgtgtgtgtgtgtgtgtgtgtgtgtgtgtgtgtgtgtgtgtgtgcgcatgtgcgtgcgcgtgtgcgtgtgtgtgtgtgtgttgtgtatcgGGCTCAGGCATGCAGGCGAGATGTGACCTATGCCTGATGCCGATTTACCGAACGAGGCTGGCAACCGCATGAACGACTTTCTGGAACCCGTCTTGCTGTTTTCCCAAAAGAAGTGTCATGCTGTGTCACTATGGAAATAAATAACTGCTTGCGCTGAAATGCATTGATAATTATGGAAAAAATAACCCCTAGAGTTATAAATTATTCAGACAAACATCTTTGCCTTTTCTGCTTATTCGGTTTTCCGTTATTGAGCCGGAGAAGGGGAAGACCCAGAATCCCTTGAGGTTTGTGGAGAAGAAGTTGATTCAAGTGAACCGCCAATGAAAGAGACTCCACGGAGGAGCTTTGAGGCTCGGGAATACCCCGAGACACAGGAAGGACAAGGAGTGAGTGTGCGAAGGCAAAGTTTTGGCAACCTGTTACTATCGATAAACACTTATTCTCTCCACTTACGAAAGAAAACCTCTTATCTAACTCCAAAGACAGCAGGAGGAAAATGATTACTTTCGCATTAGATCTGTTTCACTCAGTTCACAGGAAAatcacacatacacccacacattCACATCTATAAAAGTTATAATATTTACCAGACTCTCTAGTCTCTTTGCCACAATGGAGGCAAAACGTCTCTCCCCGGCCAACTCTGAAATGAGGAAGATGTACTCTGGAGCCGTCACCTGATTGGACCGATGGGTACGACCTGCAGAAACAAgacacaaacaattaaaacacattatttatagaaaaagaaaagtaagagGGATGAGCCCCGAGTGTGAAATCTATAACTTTTTCAACAACAAAGATGGATAAGCACCAAGTGTCATGATTATCATGTTGTTGTCCCACAGAAATCAAGCAACATTAATtcaactaaattaaaaatatcCTTGACAAACAAGGTATTTATTTACTCAGGACAAAACATGTAAGGCAACTTATCCCTATGTCACTCTGAGTGCAACGTCTCTGGTTTCAATAGACAGAATCAAAATccagacagacaaaaaacaagttACGGATTTGAAGACAAATCGGTTCTTATAAGGAAGAGAAGAGTAAGAGGGGGATATTTACGATGACATAAGAAGTTTTGCAACATCAAATGAAACCTGATCTTAAATCGACCGTTTGACACCTTGTTTCAGACCCTGAACGGTTACTTAATcactgacaacaacaaaaaactggaGGTTGAAAAGAATTCCTTAGAACCTCTAggaggaaataaatataaccGTCACAAcgtgcgcgcgcgtgcgtgggtgtgtgtgtgtgtgtgtgagaacagcATTTCTTTTTGTAACAGATGCTGAGACAGAAACAGTGAACTAACCCTTAACCatgtagaaaaacagaaagaaaaccacACATTATGACGAGTGTTTCAGAGAGACACGACAACATTTGTCCCAATTTGGTAATCCTTGTTCTACAcatgagagggagagataaaAGCAGGCAGGGCTGCATGGAGAGACCCTGTCCTGAACTTGAGGGAGGAACCCCTCtacacatttctcttttaaCGTTCCTGATAGCCTTTGACCCTGAACCGGCTGCTTGTTTCAGGCTTATACACAACCCACCTTTTAACAAGttacatcaaaaagtgcagCCGCAAACAACTTGCAGCTCATTGATAAAAAAGGTAGTATGAACGCTCAAAAATATTGACGCAAAAGGTGCAGGATATCTTAATAATTCCTATTCTGACATAGCATATTTTCATTGGTaaaagtttcacattttaatacactttagTAACTTTCATTTATTCCTGTTGAAGTTTTCCAGATTGAACTAGACActattgaaaaaataaaactatagtaaaatgaaaatactaagTCATATTTACCAAGCAGCCAACACCAGAAACATATTTATGCTAGCTCAACATTCAGACCACAAAAAGGAGCCCAGTTAGTTTCAGTGGGAAAGaaggaatgtgtttttattgttgggCATGTTCtccttttcactttttaaaaagactcATTGTTAGATTTCCTGACTCACCAAATTGCTGAATAGCCCTGTCTGCACTCCAAGGCAGCTCTAAGGTCATGTGGACCCTGCGCCTCTGGTTCTTCACTCTCTTGTCTGCCTGCAGGGAAATCCCAGAGCTGGCCGCCTCAGAGATGATGGCCACGTACTGAGGGGAAAAGTTAGGATAGCTGGTGAAAATCTTATTCCGCAATGTCTATAAAGCAGTACATTTCTTTAAGCTACAGACTGTTTGCCGCTAAGTCATTACATTTCACATATTTCTCCTTGATAGGGGTATCTCACCTTCTCTGCACTCATGAAGCGATCCTTCTCCTTGATGTTGATGTGGTCGATGGTCAGACCCTGCTCCGCCCGAGACTCGTAGTTGACGGTGCCATCAGGACGCCGCACCACACGACCCTTACGACCAGTCATCTGCGGAAAAAAGATTCATCACATTGTCaagtaatttaataaaatatctaaGTTGTGAGAGTGACATTTAGGCACATTTGAAACCCAAAGCGGGGTAGTTTATCGCTCATTGCTTTGGCTCATACCTCTGAGACTTTATCTGGTCCTCCAAACTTATCAATGAGCTCGTCCAAGGTATTGAGAGGTAGTTCTTTTCCCAGCATGGAGATTTTGTTGAGGAGGCCCTGCTTCATCTCCTCTATCCTGGCTGTGAACAGGAAGCAAAGAGGATATTAGCCATATCACTGATGTCAAAATGACCTTTTTGGGAAGCTTTGAATCTCTGTTGCCATATTTAATGACGCCAACGACCTTAAATAGATTTCCGTTATCGTGGTTATACAGTATAAATGTCATTCATGGTTTTACTAAGTTACTACACTATGAACAAAGGTGCATTCCTCCCTCTGTGTGCCGCTAGGAGGACAGCAAAACCTTTTTTGACTCAAGAGAGAAGGGCGATGTGAATGGGAAACAGTCTGTTGTGTACTCAGCAACGTTTTAGAGTTATTTGAGATCTTATGGTCACACTAGCTGGAATCTTATTCAACAAATACTATAATACTTCTGACATTACTGTAGCCTAACCTTTACGCAGAAATGTGCAGGGAAAAAGGTTTCTAACACAATGAACAGAGAAGCAAAAAGAAAGTAGATTTAGAGCCTGAAGGGAAGAACTACTTGACACCAAATAGTCAAGAGTAAAAAAACGACAGGCTATAGACTGTAGTTTCTCTGTCTAgacatgcatgtgtttgatCGACACTGGACACACCTACTTAGGCTatcttcaaaagaaaaaaggacatctCCCTACCTGTCTGGTGGCTAGTGTGGTTAACaaaaatgacatcatcattGTCTAGCAGCGAGTCTGGTGAGGAGTTGGAGTCCGTGTCCATGCCGTCGGAGTCACTGCTGCTGTCGTCGCTGATGTTGATCACACCCCCGCTGTCCACGGTGTGCTTGGGTACCTTGGCCTGGCGACCCCTTGGCTTCCCTGATTGGACGATACATCATGTTATTGAATGATAAAAATTTGTATTACAGcttaaaacatttcaactttttGTGTTAGCACTCAACGAGAGGCCGAGAAATAACAGCATAATGCAGGAAAATGCAGGGCGAATGCCTGACATGTCAGCTGAGTTCTGGCTACAAATTCACATGggtgaaaaacatatttttctcatCCCGTGTAGAGTTCACATGCTGGCACTTACGTTTTCTCTTAGTGCCCTGggctttctctctcctctgtttctctgacgggaaatgttttgttacaAGCGACTGGAATACTCCCCTAAAGTAaaggggaagagagaaaaacatttaatctgACAGCAAAGCGGACGACATTGGATAGTTGTGACAGTTTGACACTGCATACATTCCTGATCCGTCCTCATTATACTGTCAGTTGTTGACAGGGTGACGAACATGTTGTGTGTGATCTAATACACTCAAACCTTCAGGCATGTCTGCTTTAACAAGTTTGCAGCGCTCATCACATGTACCCATTTGTTATTCTTGAATGACATTGTTCGATAATTAAATAGCTGCTGATTTTTCCAGAGACTGTTTGGTTTAATTGAGGATGAATGGCGAGGACTTTAACTGCCTTTTACTATTTTTTCTATAATGGAATTTATGTAACATAGACGACCTGAGCAGTCACGAAaggcaacatttttaaaaccaaaagccTAAAACTGAATACTtcttatataaaatgtatgtactGAGGGTGTATTTGCCTCAATAGTGGCTCTAGAACCCCCCAGTTTGCTATCTCTTCCAAAAAGACAAGGGTAGGTGTACAGAGAGTGCAGCCACCcagttaaaaaatgttgtctttttagcGAAAACTCTTTCAAATAACTTTATTAATATAGACACAAACAAACGCACAGAAAAAGCATTCATTTTCACTCACTCTGCGGCAGAGACGAATCTGTCGAGGTGCCCGTCATTCTCATCCAGGACTTCTCTGGTGCGAGATTCTCCGGTCGACTGCAGCCCGATAACGATGCACTGTGGATGAGGtgacacaaatacacatcaaTAAACGGGTCTACTGTGACACATCAAGTATTTCAGACTCATTCCTGGCATAATGAAGGGATATATTTTATCATGCTTAAATGCATTCGACTCAGCATGTGTACAAGGAAGtgtaaaatatgataaaaaatgcatcaaaacAACACTTATTTACTAGAAAGAAATGCAGTTCTCCCTTCTTTAGCAAAATTTACAGACATTTATTTCCCGCTTGGACTTTCCTTTGGATTGATTAGAGTCCTCTAGATTATATATACTACTGTATATGACTCAGTGTGCGACAGTGTGTTGTGCTGACCTTTCCGGCTTGCAGCTCTTTTTTGGCCAGCTCCACCAGGCAGCGCACTTTGGCTGCGATACAGAGGTATTTGAAGAAGCGCTGGTGAGACGCCCAGAACTGCCCCCACAGTGACTTCCGGCTGACCAGGCCCAGCTCATCCGCTGCACGCATGAACACCTGCAGCGCCTCTGCCCACTGCACACAGATTACAGATGTGAGCCGTCACAGTAGTTAGTGTTTCATCCCATCGAAAATACCACATATATGGAAAAGACGCAGGCATGATGCTCACCAGTCGGGCGGCTTTGTTATAGACCAGTTTGAAGTCACTGTCCAGTCCGATCTCTTCAATGCGGAAAGACACCCCTGAGAAGCTCAGCTGCCTGGCAATGTACATCCCGCTCACTTTCATGTCCATGGCAACGATCTCCATGGCACCGACACCTCTGTTTACAAACAGCATATAAAGGATTCAACACATCACAATCACGGATCAACCGGCTATAACCACAAACCGATTGCAAGTTATCTTTCAGTTGGCACAGCAATTTGAAGATATACGTCAACATGATTGAAAGGCTCGCAGGACACATAAAACTTTCTGCAACATGTCACCCTACAAACCTTTTCTCGATGGCATGCAGGAAGTCTTCAAATGCTCTGAAGGGCGTGCCCTCACCCCAGATTCCCAGGCGGCTCATATAGATCATGTTCTTTGGCTCAGAGGCACCTGGGgcagagataaaaaaaagaaagatgtattCTTAAATCCGTGCGCACATTGCATTACACATGAATGTAggattgtgtgtttatgtttgcgTCTGCCTACCTGTGGCACTGGCATACACCACTCTGGCCCGGGGCAGCTTGTTTTGCAGGTCAAGCACCGCCTTGCCCATCTTTGTAGATGTGGCATTCTTGGCTTTGTGGCATTCATCAAAAATGATCTGTAATGGGGAAAGGTCAAGGGCATAACAACAAAGATGTAGAATATAATGTTGTGTTTGAGATAGTACATTTCCCTCGATGTGGTTCTactaaaggatttctgattctgaaaactGTCAGATGTGAGGTCGTTCAAATGAAAGGATACAACTCCGTCAAAGTCTGGCTTGCACCAGTCCAGGATCTGTTTGATTCTCGTCCGGTGCTGCCCTCCAGCCTGGCTCTCTCCGATCAACGCAGAGTAAGTTGCGAACAGGACTCCTTCTGAGGTAGCTGTGTCTCCATACTTAATCTAAAATACCAAATCAAACAGTCAAAAGAGGAGAGTATTTGTGAGATACAGAGCTAATTCCCCATGTTTCCAAATAAGGCTTGTTTCATTTGCTTGGATGCACGCATAACTCAAACAGTTGCCAAAAACAGATTCTCTTAACTCATCACACTCACCTTGTTTAAGGCATGCACAGGAATAGTTGATGCATTTATGTCTTTGAGATCTCTCTCTGCATCAAATTTCAGGTCATTGGATATGCTGAACCTGAGGGCAGGAGCAGCAAAGTCATTAATTCAGTTGCGTTCTGCAGAAAAACTAGCCCCATCATGCTCCATTTATCCACTCTGGGGTCAACCAGAGTTGTGATTTTCTCTTACCATAGTGCTTTCTTCCTTCCCTTAAGGTTGTTCTCCAGGATGATTCCTGCCACAGTACGTCCCTTTCCAACCCCAGCCCCATCTCCAATCAGGAAGCCCGCCCTCTGGTTGTTCTGCAGGATAACTTCATGTTGCTGAGGGTGCACAAAGagcaaatatataaacaaagaTGCATAATAAAATGTTAGCCATCACAGTTAAAGAATTAATGATTGCTtcatgtaaagtgtgtgtgtgtgtgtgtgtgtgtgtgtgtgtgtgtgtgtgtgtgtgtgtgtgtgtgtgtgtgtgtgtgtgtgtgtgtgtgtgtgtgtgtgtgtgtgtgtgtgtttgtgtgtgtgttgtgtgtgtgtgtgtgtgttgtgtaccTGGCAGGCGTATACAATAGCCTCTAGCTGCAGAGCGGACAGCAGGCCTCCGCTGATAGTTGGCTCAGGGATAGACAGAGTGTATGTGACGTCAGGAGGAGGGACACTGGATAGTGTGCTGGTCTCCACCACTATGTCAGGATGAGAAATTCCAATAGTGgctaaaaaaaggggaaaaggaaaacagtaaTTTTAATAGAGGAACATTTTACAAACATGAATGATATACCCATCATGTGAAAAGTGTCCTgctttttaaaggggccctattctgctaattgtcaggttcatatttgtattttgtgcctcttctatgacatgtttacatgatttaatgttcaaaaaggtctttatttttctcatactgcctgtgctgcagcacccctcactctctgtctgaaaccagagcccagtctgctctgattggttagctggtcggctctgttcTAATTGTTCAATTGCTTAGAAACGTGTCGGAAACGCACTGCCCCTAGCAAATTATttcaatatgttggagcgctagccaattgaaGCAAGAGCAtaacagtgatgtcactatgctactgaagtaaacaaaggaatccaatggagaaGTTTCAGGCAGTTTTTTTGAAGAGAAACTCGCCCTGGAGGGTATTTTAGGCttttagcagaccatttacataaacaaaacctatataacacaaaACAGGAAAGGCAAAAAACAAGCATAATGGGGCCTCTTTAAGCAGAAAACTGTAGATAAATCAAAAAGTAACTTGATGTTGACATTCAGTCAAATTGCCTACATTTGGAGGGTCTGTACTCAGCATATGTGTCTACATGTCCCAGTTCATcagtctcctcttcctcagcatcctcttcctcctctggggGCGGCTGTGTTCTCGGAGGCTgggcaaacaaatcaaaaacgTTAATTTGTACTTCACCTGAATTAGAATGCTTCTCGTTGCAGCGAGTTAGGAAAGACAGTAGCTGAAAGTCAGAGGCAGGTGAGCAGTTAGTAGAGAGGTTAGCACAGCACATCCAAAACCCCTTTTCAGGGAATAGTTACCAGGgcaacaataaataacagatAAAGGTGAAAGGTGCAGAATGAATGAGAGCTTTGAAACATGTTTGTAGATGCAGATAAAAGAAAATTTCACATTCAGGCAACATCCAGTACTGTTATCTGAGCAGCTGGAAATGCAAAAGGGTCCCATTTTGACAGGTCAATATTACactgtctctttttcttgtcACATAAACTATTCAAAAAGACAATGCAGTATAtccactctctgtgtgtgtttgcagaatgTCCAAACTATGCAATATGAGACAATGCTTTCATTATCTGTGGTAATACAGAGAATGCACAACATAACTCTTAACATGCTAGTAGCTTCATATTCTGTCAAAATGTGACCCTCTAGAGTACAGGCTTTATATGTTGCTATAAAAAACAATCTAAGCCTTAAACCCATTAGACATATAGCAAACACATGATCTGTGCATCACTGCCATTCAGTCAGTGAGCTGTGTTTAATTTTAACATCAGATTAGAGGGGTTGGTGCGGCTACCTGGAAAGGTGGGGTGCTGATAATAGCATTTATATCATCCAAACTGGCCAAGCCATGAAACCTGCTGGTGCCATTCTGCTGTCAACAAAACATGAATTgaagaaacacaaatgaaaacgGTGCACAATGCATGAGAAAAGaccaacacagaaacatgaataaTCCTTGGATAtggagtgtgtgtatatatgtgggTGCTTCATCTATGTCTGATGGAACAGCACTCGAGAAAATGCAATTTGTTGTCAGGCGGTGAAAAGccaacgacaacaacaacaaaaggcaGATAAAGCCGTGTGTGTCTGGGAAACATAATGGATGAAATGAGGGCAGAATGAAAAGGACAAACATAAAAGGCTTTCAATAGGCAGGAGGAATGAATGAGCTCTGATTCATATCAAAAAGATATCCATGAACCCTCTGACTCAAAGAGGGCTCAGCAGCAACCAAGCAGGGGTAGAGGAATAACACTCAACTAAGTCGCGTCCCTCAAAGCACGGACTCTAAGATTGTGATATACTACacttcatgttgtttttttctgagggACAATCAATCAAGCACAAAGATGGCTATCATTTCAAAACTCAGTCAAGTCTCAAAATCTATTTGTTTAAGAAAGTGTTTAAAAAGGTCTGTTTAGTGTTTATGTGCAAATAAAGAAGTAGTCAGTCAGATGGAGCCAATGGGATATGTTTtttcattgtaaaaataatggTCAAACTGATTTATATGTGCAAGTTAAAGAACATCCGGACTTGAGTGTGTGCACTAACTGAGCAAAATAATACCTATTTACAGTCTGGTGGCCTAATTCCCAAGGCTCAGTTTTGTCTATTGATCTGTTTGAGCgttcaaaatgttattaaagcactaataataatattttacaaCTGCTGTGCAAGGTTGTAAGATACTATTGTTCTTGCGGGGACCAGAGTTAGGCTTTGTGTCTAACTTCTTCTGTGAGGAAGGCCAAATTGAagtgatattaataataatggtGAATTTATTTTGTAGTGTTGTGTGTGGTCTAATGGCTAAATAGGTTATTTCAGGATGCAGAGCATTAGCCATGGTTAAAACATACATTAACTGATCGCAGCAATTAATTAGGAGATAATTGATACAAATTGGCTCAAATCCATTAGGCAACTAATGTCGAGAACAAGCAGAACATTTCTTGTTCAACGACGGCACCACCTGACTCTGCTGCACCGCGtgatatcaaatcaaatatgaATTAAAGCAAACTGTTTCTCTGAAAGGATTGCACTGATGCCTTGGTGTTGTGACGTAAC
This DNA window, taken from Eleginops maclovinus isolate JMC-PN-2008 ecotype Puerto Natales chromosome 9, JC_Emac_rtc_rv5, whole genome shotgun sequence, encodes the following:
- the sbno2b gene encoding si:ch73-63e15.2 isoform X6, whose product is MSLMQLWTKLYSQLGRPLPKDLSCIDDLSTNSLFSSPADSLSEYADAQPFISPDNLNTVPTLWDVNTSTTTTPAQSQLEPPRTQPPPEEEEDAEEEETDELGHVDTYAEYRPSKSTIGISHPDIVVETSTLSSVPPPDVTYTLSIPEPTISGGLLSALQLEAIVYACQQHEVILQNNQRAGFLIGDGAGVGKGRTVAGIILENNLKGRKKALWFSISNDLKFDAERDLKDINASTIPVHALNKIKYGDTATSEGVLFATYSALIGESQAGGQHRTRIKQILDWCKPDFDGVIIFDECHKAKNATSTKMGKAVLDLQNKLPRARVVYASATGASEPKNMIYMSRLGIWGEGTPFRAFEDFLHAIEKRGVGAMEIVAMDMKVSGMYIARQLSFSGVSFRIEEIGLDSDFKLVYNKAARLWAEALQVFMRAADELGLVSRKSLWGQFWASHQRFFKYLCIAAKVRCLVELAKKELQAGKCIVIGLQSTGESRTREVLDENDGHLDRFVSAAEGVFQSLVTKHFPSEKQRREKAQGTKRKRKPRGRQAKVPKHTVDSGGVINISDDSSSDSDGMDTDSNSSPDSLLDNDDVIFVNHTSHQTARIEEMKQGLLNKISMLGKELPLNTLDELIDKFGGPDKVSEMTGRKGRVVRRPDGTVNYESRAEQGLTIDHINIKEKDRFMSAEKYVAIISEAASSGISLQADKRVKNQRRRVHMTLELPWSADRAIQQFGRTHRSNQVTAPEYIFLISELAGERRFASIVAKRLESLGALTHGDRRATESRDLSKYNFENKYGTKALDKITKAILGHIENKVPPPKGYPGGEAMFFREMKLGMMDVGIFCREPRFGINTEKDCSITKFLNRILGLEVHKQNHLFQYFTDNFDYLIEKDKKEGKYDMGILDLAPGNDEIYEEKQETFMTVGNPQDGQVVLYKISVDRGMPWDEAFNRSLKLSGPDEGFYLSLKLRGNHPCVLLAEQGRGKNLIVYKPNIGKQTHPESLENLQQRYRKVTPEEARDSWENQFTFSFKKCSHANWNGKCKKIEEGHECLQGMRLRQYHMLCGALLRVWKRVSDVVSDITSSSILQIVRLKTKQHNKQVGIKIPENCVARVREELLQMDDEVKRRRKERVREQQAVEQQAVEQQAVEQRLAQDRVCKMQQDNKHLLANLFSHKPMLNQSLTQTLAQSQLLKQKLNENAQRRQIMSGSQQQRLQAQAKSASQQPSKNVPLLSLQRNPSQIQQRTHNSWPNTSTNLASNTASIRSNFSQFYTQSIQSFNQMKNASLQQTLSPSLSSKNPLEDILDLTVGSPSPSPDTTDGGLNLESLAGHAAAFADDFNLESLISQTASNAQQQAAQIQQPLLMQRQQQQRSQNLLPSNHQDLLDLFDLPLSPQMPTQKASPSSSTSSCSSSASSTSNNLVPHVSTGLPPASSLLPTSSPSSLFSSPSSSLFSNSSPRFSANYLLPHSDSLSLPNGHPGTLDVREALNSMLQDGSDRKSVIKYRPQE
- the sbno2b gene encoding si:ch73-63e15.2 isoform X5; this translates as MSLMQLWTKLYSQLGRPLPKDLSCIDDLSTNSLFSSPADSLSEYADAQPFISPDNLNTVPTLWDVNTSTTTTPAQSQLENGTSRFHGLASLDDINAIISTPPFQPPRTQPPPEEEEDAEEEETDELGHVDTYAEYRPSKSTIGISHPDIVVETSTLSSVPPPDVTYTLSIPEPTISGGLLSALQLEAIVYACQQHEVILQNNQRAGFLIGDGAGVGKGRTVAGIILENNLKGRKKALWFSISNDLKFDAERDLKDINASTIPVHALNKIKYGDTATSEGVLFATYSALIGESQAGGQHRTRIKQILDWCKPDFDGVIIFDECHKAKNATSTKMGKAVLDLQNKLPRARVVYASATGASEPKNMIYMSRLGIWGEGTPFRAFEDFLHAIEKRGVGAMEIVAMDMKVSGMYIARQLSFSGVSFRIEEIGLDSDFKLVYNKAARLWAEALQVFMRAADELGLVSRKSLWGQFWASHQRFFKYLCIAAKVRCLVELAKKELQAGKCIVIGLQSTGESRTREVLDENDGHLDRFVSAAEGVFQSLVTKHFPSEKQRREKAQGTKRKRKPRGRQAKVPKHTVDSGGVINISDDSSSDSDGMDTDSNSSPDSLLDNDDVIFVNHTSHQTARIEEMKQGLLNKISMLGKELPLNTLDELIDKFGGPDKVSEMTGRKGRVVRRPDGTVNYESRAEQGLTIDHINIKEKDRFMSAEKYVAIISEAASSGISLQADKRVKNQRRRVHMTLELPWSADRAIQQFGRTHRSNQVTAPEYIFLISELAGERRFASIVAKRLESLGALTHGDRRATESRDLSKYNFENKYGTKALDKITKAILGHIENKVPPPKGYPGGEAMFFREMKLGMMDVGIFCREPRFGINTEKDCSITKFLNRILGLEVHKQNHLFQYFTDNFDYLIEKDKKEGKYDMGILDLAPGNDEIYEEKQETFMTVGNPQDGQVVLYKISVDRGMPWDEAFNRSLKLSGPDEGFYLSLKLRGNHPCVLLAEQGRGKNLIVYKPNIGKQTHPESLENLQQRYRKVTPEEARDSWENQFTFSFKKCSHANWNGKCKKIEEGHECLQGMRLRQYHMLCGALLRVWKRVSDVVSDITSSSILQIVRLKTKQHNKQVGIKIPENCVARVREELLQMDDEVKRRRKERVREQQAVEQQAVEQQAVEQRLAQDRVCKMQQDNKHLLANLFSHKPMLNQSLTQTLAQSQLLKQKLNENAQRRQIMSGSQQQRLQAQAKSASQQPSKNVPLLSLQRNPSQIQQRTHNSWPNTSTNLASNTASIRSNFSQFYTQSIQSFNQMKNASLQQTLSPSLSSKNPLEDILDLTVGSPSPSPDTTDGGLNLESLAGHAAAFADDFNLESLISQTASNAQQQAAQIQQPLLMQRQQQQRSQNLLPSNHQDLLDLFDLPLSPQMPTQKASPSSSTSSCSSSASSTSNNLVPHVSTGLPPASSLLPTSSPSSLFSSPSSSLFSNSSPRFSANYLLPHSDSLSLPNGHPGTLDVREALNSMLQDGSDRKSVIKYRPQE